A single window of Senegalia massiliensis DNA harbors:
- a CDS encoding SDR family oxidoreductase, whose protein sequence is MKKVHVITGGSSGIGLECAKLFKEGTVVIASRGEDKLITASEELNNIGIDVEYYSTDVSDKESVKKLIDYAKSFGELKTMVHAAGVSGTVGDVMKTLKIDLLGTYNVVEETYNGIDKGASVILIASMMGHMVSSNNDQDELLRNPQQEDALEKIASFLDGDSDLAYNYAKHGVQLIAKLNATRFGKKNSRIVSVSPGIIMTPMAKKASAEHPERMEYMKSITPIGKNGESEEVSELVHFLASDKASFITGTDILVDGGLTLNLQKQKQK, encoded by the coding sequence ATGAAAAAAGTTCATGTAATTACAGGTGGAAGTAGTGGTATAGGTTTAGAATGTGCAAAATTATTTAAAGAGGGTACTGTTGTAATAGCTAGTAGAGGTGAAGATAAGCTAATAACTGCAAGTGAAGAGTTAAATAATATAGGAATAGATGTTGAATATTATTCTACTGATGTATCCGACAAAGAAAGTGTAAAGAAATTAATTGATTATGCAAAAAGTTTTGGAGAATTAAAGACTATGGTACATGCAGCTGGTGTAAGTGGAACTGTTGGAGATGTAATGAAAACTTTAAAAATAGATTTACTTGGAACTTACAATGTAGTTGAAGAAACATATAATGGAATTGATAAAGGGGCTTCTGTTATTTTAATTGCTTCAATGATGGGTCATATGGTTTCATCAAATAATGATCAAGATGAACTTTTAAGAAATCCTCAACAAGAAGATGCTTTAGAAAAAATAGCTTCATTTTTAGATGGAGATTCTGATTTGGCATATAATTATGCAAAGCATGGAGTTCAATTAATTGCAAAACTTAATGCAACTCGTTTTGGCAAAAAGAATAGTAGAATAGTTTCTGTATCTCCAGGAATAATAATGACTCCAATGGCAAAGAAAGCAAGTGCAGAACATCCTGAAAGAATGGAATATATGAAGTCTATAACTCCAATAGGTAAAAATGGAGAGTCTGAAGAAGTATCTGAGTTAGTTCATTTCTTAGCAAGTGATAAGGCTTCATTTATAACTGGTACAGACATATTAGTTGATGGAGGATTAACACTTAATTTACAAAAACAAAAACAAAAATAA
- a CDS encoding ABC transporter ATP-binding protein: MIQFKNVKKIFDDATEAVIDDLSFQIKKGELVVLIGESGCGKTTTMKMINRLIEPSGGEILINGDNILDINAIQLRRNIGYVIQMVGLFPHMTVSENIELVPLLKEWTQEEREERARELLDLVGLPADEYAKRYPSELSGGQQQRVGIARALAANPDILLMDEPFSALDPITREQLQDELIRLQSELSKTIVMVSHDMDEAIKMADRIAVMDKGNIVQFDTPEEILSNPKNEFIENFVGKDRLWRSPELISASDIMVKKYPKIYLRRRLAEAVERMREREVNFLIIVDKDENYQGYITAKDTRSNDKSMTMTELKRTDIKPVHEDMSMADVINIINEQNINFVPVINSQNKVKGVVTKSSALNVISDLLQVD, from the coding sequence ATGATTCAATTTAAGAACGTAAAAAAAATATTTGATGATGCAACTGAAGCTGTTATTGATGATTTAAGCTTTCAAATCAAAAAAGGCGAGTTAGTTGTACTTATTGGAGAAAGTGGCTGTGGAAAGACTACTACAATGAAGATGATAAATAGACTCATTGAGCCATCAGGAGGAGAAATATTAATAAATGGTGATAACATACTAGACATAAACGCTATACAACTCAGAAGAAATATAGGATATGTTATTCAAATGGTTGGTCTTTTTCCACATATGACCGTAAGCGAAAATATTGAGCTTGTACCACTACTAAAAGAATGGACTCAAGAAGAACGAGAAGAAAGAGCACGTGAACTATTAGATTTAGTGGGACTTCCAGCAGATGAATATGCTAAGAGATATCCTTCAGAATTAAGTGGGGGCCAACAACAAAGAGTAGGTATAGCAAGAGCATTAGCTGCAAATCCTGATATTTTATTAATGGATGAGCCTTTTTCTGCACTTGATCCTATAACTCGCGAACAATTACAAGATGAACTTATAAGATTGCAATCAGAATTATCCAAAACCATTGTTATGGTTTCTCATGATATGGATGAAGCTATCAAAATGGCAGATAGAATAGCTGTTATGGATAAAGGAAATATTGTACAGTTTGATACTCCAGAAGAGATATTATCTAATCCTAAAAACGAATTTATAGAAAACTTTGTTGGGAAAGATAGGTTATGGAGAAGTCCAGAACTTATTAGTGCTAGTGATATAATGGTTAAAAAATATCCAAAGATTTATCTTAGAAGAAGACTTGCTGAAGCAGTTGAGAGAATGAGAGAAAGAGAAGTTAATTTCCTTATAATTGTAGATAAAGATGAAAATTATCAAGGATATATAACTGCTAAGGATACAAGAAGTAATGATAAAAGTATGACTATGACTGAACTTAAAAGAACAGATATAAAGCCAGTACATGAGGATATGAGTATGGCAGACGTTATAAATATAATAAATGAACAAAATATCAACTTTGTTCCTGTTATAAACTCTCAAAATAAAGTAAAAGGAGTAGTAACAAAGAGTAGTGCATTAAATGTTATATCTGATTTATTACAAGTTGATTAG
- a CDS encoding uracil-DNA glycosylase: MQILKNDWKDLLEDEFKKDYYLNLRKFLINEYKTKTIYPDMYDIFNALHFTDYKDVKVVILGQDPYHGPNQAHGLSFSVKPEVGIPPSLVNIYKELNNDLNCYIPNNGYLKKWSMQGVMLLNTVLTVRAHKPNSHRNMGWEYFTDKIISLLDKRKDPIVFILWGKNAQSKQDLINNPIHHIIKAPHPSPLAAYRGFFGSRPFSKTNKFLKSIGKNPIDWQIENI, encoded by the coding sequence ATGCAGATTTTAAAAAATGATTGGAAGGATTTATTAGAAGATGAATTTAAAAAAGATTATTATTTAAACTTGAGAAAATTTTTAATAAATGAATATAAAACTAAAACTATTTATCCAGATATGTATGATATATTTAACGCTTTGCATTTTACTGACTACAAAGATGTAAAAGTAGTCATTTTAGGGCAAGATCCATATCATGGTCCAAATCAGGCTCATGGTTTAAGCTTTTCTGTAAAACCTGAAGTTGGAATTCCTCCTTCTTTAGTAAATATTTATAAAGAATTAAATAATGATTTAAATTGTTATATCCCTAATAATGGATATTTGAAAAAATGGTCAATGCAAGGGGTAATGCTACTTAATACTGTATTAACAGTTAGAGCACACAAACCAAATTCTCATAGAAACATGGGATGGGAATATTTTACGGATAAAATAATTAGTTTACTAGATAAGAGAAAAGATCCTATTGTTTTTATATTATGGGGTAAAAATGCTCAATCAAAACAAGATTTAATAAATAATCCAATTCATCATATTATAAAAGCACCTCATCCAAGCCCATTAGCTGCTTATAGAGGTTTTTTTGGAAGTAGACCTTTTTCTAAGACTAATAAATTTTTAAAATCTATAGGAAAAAATCCTATAGATTGGCAAATTGAAAATATATAG
- a CDS encoding MFS transporter gives MISIFSQYKGLSKSAYVIFFARIITNMGGFIWPLLTLILSRKIGYSASTIAWLSIAIGGLFLPATIIGGKLADKYNRKKLIITFDIITVIFFILAGLVEPGTLMLVFFVIAGLFANMEYPAFEALIADVTKPKEREKVYSLSYLGHNLGFMFGASIGGLLFENYLSLAFIIDGATTLLSTILIIFFIKNVKIQNIEEEEENEYENNADINTSSLDILKKRKSILIQLIIFMFSSFIYDQWSFVLPLYMEDIFLDKGARYFGLISSFNGFVVIAFTPIVTHLLRKLNELPKIIIGITLYSLSYLIIVDTNIYFIFYIMMFAFTIGEIVNMLGSAPYISRRVPASHRGRINSYRNIGYFIGGTGGRVIMGYLIDNMSYGAAFIALGIIGIIAAIVVGFNYKLDKSIFPKLYQSDNGKVKIDAQLEE, from the coding sequence ATGATAAGTATATTTTCTCAATATAAGGGTCTTTCTAAATCTGCATATGTTATATTTTTTGCTAGAATAATAACAAATATGGGAGGTTTTATTTGGCCACTTTTAACTTTGATACTTAGTCGAAAGATTGGATATTCAGCATCCACAATAGCTTGGCTTTCCATTGCTATTGGTGGGTTGTTCCTACCTGCTACAATAATAGGAGGAAAACTTGCTGATAAATATAACAGAAAAAAATTAATAATTACATTTGACATAATCACTGTAATATTTTTCATATTAGCAGGACTTGTAGAACCTGGAACATTAATGCTTGTATTTTTTGTAATAGCAGGATTATTTGCTAATATGGAATACCCAGCATTTGAAGCATTGATAGCAGATGTAACTAAACCAAAAGAGAGAGAAAAAGTTTATTCACTATCATATTTAGGTCATAATTTAGGATTTATGTTTGGGGCAAGTATTGGCGGATTGTTATTTGAAAACTATTTAAGTCTAGCATTTATAATTGATGGAGCTACAACTCTTTTATCTACTATTCTTATAATATTTTTTATTAAAAATGTAAAAATTCAAAATATTGAGGAAGAAGAAGAAAATGAATATGAAAATAATGCTGATATAAACACTTCATCACTTGATATTCTGAAGAAGAGAAAATCAATACTTATACAGTTAATAATATTTATGTTTTCATCATTTATATATGATCAATGGTCTTTTGTATTGCCACTTTATATGGAAGATATATTTTTGGATAAAGGAGCAAGATATTTTGGCTTGATTTCTAGTTTTAATGGATTTGTAGTTATAGCATTTACTCCTATAGTTACTCATTTACTAAGAAAATTGAATGAATTGCCTAAAATAATAATAGGAATAACTCTTTACTCACTTAGTTATTTAATTATAGTAGATACTAATATTTATTTTATATTTTACATAATGATGTTTGCATTTACAATAGGGGAAATAGTAAATATGTTAGGATCAGCCCCTTATATAAGTAGAAGAGTTCCTGCAAGTCATAGAGGTAGGATAAATAGTTATAGAAATATTGGTTATTTTATAGGTGGAACTGGAGGAAGAGTAATTATGGGCTATTTAATTGATAATATGTCTTATGGTGCTGCATTTATTGCCCTTGGAATCATAGGAATTATAGCTGCAATAGTAGTAGGTTTTAATTATAAATTAGATAAATCTATATTTCCAAAACTATATCAAAGTGACAATGGTAAAGTGAAAATAGATGCTCAACTTGAAGAATAA
- a CDS encoding glycine betaine ABC transporter substrate-binding protein, whose amino-acid sequence MVFNYMIENFSEIIAKTIEHMQITLTAVLLAVLIGVPLGIIVSRSKKLGDGILAVANIFQTIPSLALFGFIIPIPLIGGIGYRPAVIVLFLYALLPIIKNTFIGIKSVDESITESAKGVGMTPMQILFMVSLPLSFPVIMGGIRVATVINIGTTTIAALIGAGGLGDFIFRGISMSDNSIILAGAIPTTILALGIDYLLGLIEKKASVSVFGHLITDKKTRKRIGALVLAVVLIIVSAVGYQYFNEDETIVIGTKNYTEARIEGQILSILIEENTEYETEVKELGGTLPAFEALKSNDIDTYVEYTGTAYGAILKRQDVETDSEKVYNIVKEEYNEKYNITWLDPLGFNNTYTLALKSDLAKANNLETFSDLVSMSDRLVLGADMEFLDREDGYPGLKETYGLEFKEANGLDTGLRYNAIESGEVDVINAFSTDGKIIDLNLTILEDDKSFFPPYYAAPIVHNESLKKYPELKEVLEKLGDTISDEEMQNMNYLVDVEKEDLEKVARDFLEKKGLI is encoded by the coding sequence ATGGTTTTTAATTATATGATTGAGAATTTTAGTGAGATTATAGCGAAAACTATTGAACATATGCAAATAACACTTACTGCAGTATTATTAGCAGTACTTATAGGCGTACCACTAGGAATAATAGTTTCAAGAAGTAAAAAACTAGGAGATGGAATACTTGCAGTTGCAAATATATTTCAAACAATACCAAGTTTAGCCCTTTTTGGTTTTATCATTCCAATCCCCCTTATAGGAGGTATAGGTTATAGACCTGCGGTTATAGTATTATTTTTATATGCACTATTACCTATTATTAAAAATACATTTATAGGTATAAAAAGTGTAGATGAATCTATAACAGAATCTGCAAAAGGTGTAGGAATGACTCCTATGCAAATATTATTTATGGTAAGCTTGCCATTATCATTTCCAGTTATAATGGGGGGGATAAGAGTTGCTACAGTAATTAATATTGGTACTACTACAATTGCAGCACTTATAGGAGCTGGAGGATTAGGTGATTTCATATTCCGTGGTATATCAATGAGTGATAACTCTATAATCCTTGCAGGTGCTATACCAACTACAATTTTAGCTCTTGGAATAGACTATTTACTTGGTTTGATAGAAAAGAAAGCTTCAGTTTCTGTCTTTGGGCACCTTATTACTGACAAGAAGACAAGAAAAAGAATAGGTGCTTTAGTTTTAGCAGTTGTGTTAATTATAGTGAGTGCTGTAGGATATCAGTATTTCAATGAAGATGAAACTATTGTTATAGGAACTAAAAATTATACAGAAGCTAGAATAGAAGGACAGATACTTTCAATATTAATTGAAGAAAATACAGAGTATGAAACTGAAGTAAAAGAATTAGGAGGTACACTTCCAGCATTTGAAGCACTTAAAAGTAATGATATAGACACTTATGTAGAATATACAGGAACAGCTTATGGCGCAATACTTAAAAGACAAGATGTAGAAACTGATTCAGAGAAAGTATATAATATAGTAAAAGAAGAATATAATGAAAAATATAATATTACGTGGTTGGATCCTTTAGGGTTTAATAACACTTATACTTTAGCATTAAAATCAGATTTAGCAAAAGCAAATAACTTGGAAACATTCAGTGATTTAGTATCAATGTCTGATAGACTTGTTTTAGGTGCAGATATGGAGTTTTTAGACAGAGAAGATGGATATCCTGGACTTAAAGAAACATATGGACTGGAATTTAAAGAAGCAAATGGTCTAGATACAGGTCTTAGATATAATGCTATAGAAAGTGGTGAAGTTGATGTAATAAATGCATTTTCTACTGATGGTAAAATAATAGATTTGAATTTAACTATTCTTGAAGATGATAAGTCATTTTTCCCACCATATTATGCAGCACCTATAGTTCATAATGAAAGTCTTAAAAAATATCCAGAATTAAAAGAGGTATTAGAAAAGTTAGGTGATACTATATCAGATGAAGAAATGCAGAATATGAACTATCTTGTTGATGTTGAAAAAGAAGATTTAGAAAAAGTAGCAAGAGATTTCTTAGAAAAAAAAGGTTTAATATAA
- a CDS encoding potassium channel family protein, with protein sequence MNIKGEYMEKKSNLNFVIVLLISLIVTGVIGYKILLELNFIDALYMTVITISTVGYAEVGEMNTEAKLFSIILIFVSLGTAGYLFSSIVSSFLEGDLKKAWRRRKMEQDITKLNNHYIICGSGETGYNAIKQFKRSNEPFVVIDKDKNKINELIEDDVFAIHGDATAEEILKKAKIKNAKGLISSLSTDAENVYTVLTARQMNKDLYIVSRAINKHADEKLKKAGANNTISPNEIGGTRMAALMLRPTVISFLDIMTRAGDVILDLEDVVISTNSSIINKTLRQVKIPERTGLIVLAIKKKDSEKLSFNPSSDEVLKEGDTMIVLGREEQVNDLREIANDKGKRHLSI encoded by the coding sequence ATGAATATAAAAGGTGAGTATATGGAAAAAAAGAGTAATCTTAATTTTGTAATAGTACTACTTATATCCTTAATTGTGACAGGAGTTATTGGATATAAAATATTGCTTGAACTTAATTTTATAGATGCATTATATATGACTGTTATAACCATATCTACTGTTGGCTATGCAGAAGTTGGAGAAATGAATACTGAAGCAAAACTCTTTTCTATAATTTTAATATTTGTAAGTTTAGGTACAGCAGGTTATTTATTCAGTAGTATAGTGTCTTCTTTTTTAGAGGGAGATTTAAAAAAAGCTTGGAGGAGGAGAAAAATGGAGCAGGATATAACAAAATTAAATAACCACTATATAATATGTGGATCCGGAGAAACAGGTTATAATGCTATCAAGCAGTTTAAAAGAAGTAATGAACCATTTGTGGTTATAGATAAAGATAAAAATAAAATCAATGAATTAATAGAAGATGATGTATTTGCAATACATGGAGATGCAACAGCAGAAGAAATTCTTAAAAAAGCCAAAATTAAAAATGCCAAGGGACTTATATCTTCTCTATCAACTGATGCAGAAAATGTTTATACAGTTTTAACTGCAAGACAAATGAATAAAGATTTATATATAGTATCTCGTGCTATAAATAAACATGCAGATGAAAAATTAAAAAAAGCTGGAGCAAATAACACTATTTCTCCGAATGAAATAGGTGGAACCAGAATGGCTGCATTAATGCTTAGACCTACAGTTATTTCTTTTTTAGATATAATGACAAGAGCTGGAGATGTAATACTGGATCTTGAAGATGTAGTTATATCAACAAATTCATCTATCATAAATAAAACTTTAAGACAAGTTAAAATACCTGAAAGAACTGGACTAATTGTTCTTGCAATAAAAAAGAAAGATTCAGAAAAATTATCATTTAACCCCAGTTCAGATGAGGTGCTAAAAGAAGGAGATACTATGATAGTATTAGGTAGAGAAGAACAAGTAAATGATTTAAGAGAAATAGCAAATGATAAAGGAAAAAGACATTTGAGTATATAG
- a CDS encoding MATE family efflux transporter, with protein MKSLWKEFIKYAVPSVIGIMVSALYIVVDGIFVGRGVGASALASINIALPVTTLMIAITMMITMGGAAVTSIKFGQNKYDEGNNIFLESLFLIVVITGILSVVGVFFPEGLAKMLGSSNELAKGTAEYLRYYLMFGLGFSGSLALSAFVRNDGNPKLAMIALIVGAITNIVLDYMFIFIFNYGIVGAAIASGLGQLSSVFLLLSHFFRNQGKLKLYIPQLKKSELIRILKAGTPEFIVQVSPAVSVFTFNQVIMRRIGEVGIASFSIIGYISVVLIALFIGISQGIQPLLSYNYGKENYKKVNKVFKMGVKTNFTASLIIYLIILVLGEKIISIFNSDKTLIKLTFDAMVIYAFSFIIASINIVNINYYQSTENPKIANIISASRGLVFTVVFVIILPLIIGDIGIWTSIILAEICTLIFSLYLIYIKKIEINKI; from the coding sequence ATGAAGTCACTATGGAAAGAGTTTATAAAATATGCTGTACCATCTGTAATAGGTATTATGGTTTCTGCACTTTATATAGTTGTTGATGGAATATTTGTAGGTAGAGGAGTAGGAGCAAGTGCTTTAGCTTCAATAAATATAGCTTTACCTGTTACAACACTTATGATAGCTATTACAATGATGATAACTATGGGTGGTGCAGCAGTAACATCTATAAAATTTGGTCAGAATAAGTATGATGAAGGTAATAATATATTTTTGGAAAGCTTGTTTTTAATAGTAGTTATAACAGGTATATTATCAGTAGTTGGAGTATTTTTTCCTGAGGGGTTAGCTAAAATGTTAGGTTCTAGTAATGAGTTAGCAAAAGGTACAGCTGAATATCTTCGTTATTATTTGATGTTCGGTCTTGGGTTTTCAGGTAGTTTAGCTCTAAGTGCATTTGTTAGAAATGATGGAAATCCAAAACTAGCTATGATTGCTTTAATCGTAGGTGCAATAACTAATATAGTTTTAGATTATATGTTTATATTTATTTTTAATTATGGAATAGTTGGGGCGGCAATAGCCTCAGGATTAGGGCAATTATCCAGTGTATTCTTACTACTAAGTCATTTTTTTAGAAATCAGGGAAAACTTAAGCTATATATACCTCAGCTTAAAAAATCTGAACTCATTAGAATTCTTAAGGCAGGAACACCAGAGTTTATAGTTCAGGTATCACCAGCAGTTAGTGTATTCACCTTTAACCAGGTTATAATGAGAAGAATTGGAGAGGTTGGTATTGCAAGCTTTAGCATAATTGGATATATAAGTGTGGTGCTTATAGCATTATTTATTGGTATTTCTCAAGGCATACAACCATTATTAAGCTATAATTATGGAAAAGAAAATTATAAAAAAGTAAACAAAGTATTCAAAATGGGAGTAAAAACTAACTTTACTGCTTCATTAATAATATATTTAATAATATTAGTTTTAGGAGAAAAAATAATTAGTATTTTTAATAGTGATAAAACACTTATAAAATTAACTTTTGATGCTATGGTTATTTATGCCTTTTCATTTATTATTGCCTCAATAAATATAGTTAATATAAATTATTATCAATCTACAGAAAATCCTAAAATAGCAAATATTATATCTGCAAGCAGAGGGCTAGTGTTTACAGTAGTTTTTGTAATAATTCTTCCTCTAATTATAGGAGATATAGGCATTTGGACTTCTATTATTTTAGCGGAGATATGCACTTTGATATTTTCTTTATATTTGATATATATAAAGAAAATAGAAATAAATAAAATTTAA
- the rluF gene encoding 23S rRNA pseudouridine(2604) synthase RluF: MEQNNSKKRINKFIRETGICSRREADSMIEQGRVKINGRKAELGDKVDFNDYIEVDGKLINDKPELIYIVLNKPRGITCTTESHVKGNIVDFVNYPERIFPIGRLDKDSEGLIFLTNDGDIVNKILRAGNNHEKEYIVTVDKPITNKFIKDMSNGVPILDTVTKKCFVEKISKYKFKIILTQGLNRQIRRMCSYLGYNVVKLKRIRIMNVTLENLPIGKWRYLTNTEMNTINEMTKNSSKMDQ, from the coding sequence ATGGAACAAAACAATTCAAAGAAAAGAATTAATAAATTTATAAGAGAGACAGGGATTTGTTCTAGAAGAGAAGCTGATTCAATGATAGAACAAGGCAGAGTTAAAATAAATGGTAGAAAAGCAGAATTAGGAGACAAAGTTGATTTTAATGATTATATAGAAGTAGATGGTAAATTAATAAATGATAAACCAGAACTTATATATATAGTATTAAATAAGCCTAGAGGTATAACTTGTACAACAGAATCACATGTAAAAGGTAATATAGTAGACTTTGTAAATTATCCTGAAAGGATATTTCCCATAGGTAGACTTGATAAAGATTCTGAAGGCCTAATATTTTTAACAAATGATGGTGATATTGTAAATAAAATTCTTAGGGCAGGAAATAATCATGAAAAAGAATATATAGTGACAGTAGATAAACCTATAACAAATAAATTTATAAAAGATATGTCAAATGGAGTTCCTATATTAGATACAGTAACAAAGAAATGTTTTGTTGAAAAAATTAGTAAATACAAATTTAAAATAATATTAACACAAGGACTTAATAGACAAATTAGAAGAATGTGTTCATATTTAGGGTATAATGTAGTAAAACTTAAAAGAATAAGAATAATGAATGTAACTTTAGAAAATTTACCCATAGGCAAATGGAGATATTTAACAAACACAGAAATGAATACTATAAATGAAATGACTAAAAATTCAAGTAAAATGGATCAATAA
- a CDS encoding LTA synthase family protein, translating to MKLKNKLLSGFKNNIIFILLIIGAILNDILLRMMTVGGISYWKPIVTTIPMIIFTSIIALFLSYKRRNYLYIALSVFFGLLNGMNYVYYKHYSSFLSFSLLKQLTQVKEVGDSVIKTLDFKVLLFAIPTIVLVIVIRKLKRKNFFEKAENNRSRLEFVVPLVIGTTILFFVFNTLSGTDKSRIMKQWNRPYLVEQLGIYSYTTADFVKNIASSSVPEIKTEEATVLLEDLVENNIDKQNKNEYTDIFKGKDVYVIHYESAEKFAMELEFEDGPVTPFLNKMASEGLYFDNFYPQHSVGTSSDSEFTFNTSLLPINNGTVFMTHADRNYVSLQKLLKNKGYYTMSMHGNNGDFWNRNVMHKTLGYDKFFAKDDYVIDEEVGLGLSDKSFFDQSIQKIKQVKQEQQKPIMSTLITLSNHYPFDDVEKYPEFNVGHLEGTDIGNYLKSYHYADVALQSFIEGMDREGLLDNAVVVLYGDHHAKISTDDYRKTFNYNQDTGEYYTKEDPEYTAMNGTFKKQLKRTPFIVWSKDKQFNETINTPMGMVDALPTISNMLGIFNPYQLGNDIMSVKENNVVFPDGSWLNKKHFYSASSSKLYSFESDEVIENPKLIATNEMIDKKIDLSNNIIQNDLIRFFNGLLANQKVLTPEKRSMMYMEPIS from the coding sequence ATGAAACTCAAAAACAAATTACTAAGTGGGTTTAAAAACAATATAATATTTATACTACTGATAATAGGAGCAATTCTAAATGATATATTATTAAGAATGATGACAGTAGGTGGAATTTCTTACTGGAAGCCTATTGTAACTACTATACCAATGATAATTTTCACAAGTATAATAGCATTATTTTTATCATATAAACGTAGAAATTATTTATATATAGCATTGTCAGTATTTTTTGGTTTATTAAATGGAATGAATTATGTTTATTATAAGCATTATAGTTCATTTTTATCATTTTCATTATTAAAGCAACTTACTCAAGTTAAAGAAGTAGGAGATAGTGTAATAAAGACATTAGACTTTAAAGTGTTGCTATTTGCAATTCCTACAATAGTATTAGTAATAGTTATACGTAAATTAAAAAGAAAGAATTTCTTTGAAAAAGCAGAGAATAATAGAAGTAGATTAGAGTTTGTTGTTCCACTTGTTATAGGAACTACAATTTTATTCTTTGTATTTAATACTTTGAGTGGTACAGATAAGAGTCGTATAATGAAACAGTGGAATAGACCATATTTAGTTGAACAATTAGGTATATATTCTTATACTACTGCAGATTTTGTGAAGAATATCGCTTCAAGCAGTGTACCAGAAATTAAAACAGAAGAAGCTACTGTTTTATTAGAAGATTTAGTTGAAAATAATATAGATAAACAAAATAAAAATGAATATACAGACATATTTAAAGGTAAAGATGTATATGTAATACATTATGAAAGTGCAGAAAAATTTGCTATGGAGTTAGAATTTGAAGATGGTCCTGTGACTCCATTTTTAAACAAGATGGCTAGTGAAGGATTATATTTTGATAATTTCTATCCTCAACACTCAGTAGGAACAAGTAGTGATTCAGAGTTTACATTTAACACTTCACTTTTACCAATAAATAATGGAACAGTCTTTATGACTCATGCTGATAGAAATTATGTATCTTTGCAAAAATTATTGAAAAATAAAGGATACTATACTATGAGTATGCATGGTAATAATGGAGACTTTTGGAATAGAAATGTGATGCACAAAACCTTAGGTTATGACAAGTTTTTTGCTAAAGATGATTATGTAATTGATGAAGAAGTAGGACTTGGATTAAGTGATAAATCTTTCTTTGACCAATCAATTCAAAAAATAAAGCAGGTTAAACAAGAACAACAGAAACCAATTATGTCAACTCTTATAACCCTTTCTAATCATTATCCTTTTGATGATGTAGAAAAATATCCAGAGTTTAACGTAGGACATTTAGAAGGCACAGATATAGGAAATTACTTAAAATCTTATCATTATGCCGATGTAGCTTTACAATCGTTTATAGAAGGAATGGATAGAGAAGGATTATTAGATAATGCTGTAGTGGTTTTATATGGTGATCATCATGCTAAAATATCAACTGATGATTACAGAAAGACATTTAATTATAATCAAGATACAGGAGAATATTATACAAAAGAAGATCCAGAATATACAGCTATGAATGGAACATTTAAAAAGCAATTAAAAAGAACTCCATTTATTGTTTGGTCTAAAGATAAGCAATTTAATGAAACTATCAACACACCAATGGGAATGGTAGATGCTCTACCTACAATTTCAAATATGTTAGGGATATTTAATCCTTATCAATTAGGGAATGATATTATGAGTGTAAAAGAAAATAATGTGGTATTTCCTGATGGATCATGGTTGAATAAAAAACATTTTTATTCAGCATCATCTTCAAAATTATATTCATTTGAAAGTGATGAAGTAATAGAAAATCCAAAATTAATTGCTACAAATGAAATGATAGATAAAAAGATAGATTTATCTAATAATATAATTCAAAATGACTTAATAAGATTTTTTAACGGGCTACTTGCTAATCAGAAAGTATTAACACCGGAAAAGAGATCTATGATGTATATGGAACCAATTAGCTAA